The nucleotide sequence TGCGAGGAAGAAGAACCTTGATCACTGGGAGTaggctccgccgccggccagcgccgccgccgccggccggagctcgccgccgcggaggaagCCGGCGTACCACCGCGCCGAGTGCCTCTGGTACCTGGTCCTCTCCGGCGAGGCGAAGTCGACGCCGTAGAGGCCGAAGCGGAGGCGGTAGCCGAACAGGTACTCGAACACGTCCAGGAACGACCACACGAAGTAGCCCTGCACGTTCGACCCGTTCCTGCACTCGGTTCAAACAAATATTTCAAATTTCAACacgattttttgaaaaaaaataaaaaagaaattgaATCCAATAGAGAAATTTCTTTGAGGGTTTTATTGCTCGGTTCaaacaaaatttcaaatttcaacacgaattttttaataaaaaaatgaatccgACCGAGAAATTTTCTCGGTACGGTTGTATCACTTAGTGTAATTGGATGGGTTTAATAAAGCTTATATTATGTAAAAGAAAAAAGCATATACCTGATGGATTGAAGTGTGGCCTCGATGTAATCCTGCAGATATTGCGACCTGAAATCGTCGTCGTAGGTGTTTCCGCCTGAAGGGTCAGGCTGCCCAGCGGCTCCTGAAAAAGCATGGCCAATGTAGCAGAGAGTGAGTATATATTATATCTGAACTGATGCAGTAAAACTGTTGATCAATTGATGATTTATTGTTGGCAGTGTGACTGTTGCAGTAAAACGGTTGATCAGTTGACGATTCAATCATTTTGGTAGTGTGATTGTTGCAGTAAGACTGTTTATCAGCTGATGATTCAATCATCTTGGCAGTGTGATTGTTGCAGTAAAAGTGTAAAACTGTTTGATCAGTTGATGCTCTGTTGTTGGCAGTGTTTCAGGTGATGTTACCATTCTCATGGATCATGACAATAGGGTTCTTGTACTTCTCTTGGAGATGATTGAGCATCTTCTTCAGAGCCCATGGGGTCGACGTCATGAAGTCACTCGTCAACCCGAGTGGGAACTGTTATTGTTCAGTTTTTTCaccatcagaaaaaaaaaggagaaatgcTTTAGCCATGATGGAGGTACTGGCAGTCTGGCACTAAATTCAGAGACAGACAGTATAATTTCACAAGAGCAAGTTATGTCACCGAATACCTCATTATTTGATTTCAGGAATGGGACTGCAAAAGAACAAAAGAAGTGTAGAAAAATTAAATTATCTGTTGTTATATTGTGAGACGTACTAAGATTTGATGTCATTAGGACACTTACGGTCATATTTGACAGCTGCATCGCCCATGTAATCTCTGAGGCTCTGATCAAGTTTGCTAAGGTCGGCTCTCACAAAAATGGCGACATAGTGGTTAAATCCGACAAAATCATAGGATTCAAGTACTCTCTTTGATTCTTCAGCTGTGAAAGATGGTAGCCTGGACCCAACATTCTTCCTCATTACCGGAGGGTAGTCACCGTACACCAAAGGATGCATGTACCTGAGCCAAAAACACATGATCTTACATGTAAGGTACATGAAAAACTTCAGGTGTTTTTGTGAAACTTGAAGTCTAGACTTGGAGCATAACAAACCATCCAATGTGGAAATCATTCATCCTTGCAGCTGCTGCTACATCTTCAGGATCTTGCGTCCCGGGCTCGTACCACCAACCGAGCAATGTGAGCCCAATTTGTCCTCCTTGAGTGGCCTGATAAGCAATAGACAAAGGTTAGATTCTATATCTGAAGATGATCATCGGTCCTTCTGTAAGAGAAGATGGCATTAATTTCAGACCTGGTACTTCTCTCTGTAGAGGGACACTGCTGAGGAATGtgcaagaagaagatgatgtgcTACTATGTATGGCTCTGTGGTAGAGTTGCCATTGTCACAACTGAGGACACCAAAGGGGAATGAGCATCGCCGTGGCGGAAGGATTCCTTGATCGTATCCGCCAATCGGCTCGATGTTAGGCTCATTGACAGTGCTCCAGTGCTTCACTCTATCACCAAAGTTCTTGAAGCAGACATCCGCGTATGCTGTGAAGTCCTCTCTACATCATGGCCAAGAATGCAAAAGCAATATTATTTCAGTTCATATGGAAGCAATTGCAGTAAGGGGGTAAGGCTTAGGGGGGTAGCAAGAAAGTACACAAATCTAGGACTAAGTATCCCATTGTATTCATCTTGGAGAGCCTGAGGAAAATCGAAATGATATATCGTTACGTGAGGTTGGATTCCTACATAAACACAAAAAACATGGATAAAATATTATCCTCATATTTCAGCATTGCAAAATTAGTAACAGTTCAGATAAAGGGATTACATTTACATACCATGGCTCAGAAGTTCATCAATCAGGTTGTTATAGTATTCCAGTCCCTTCGGATTGACAGCTCCTCGCCCATCTACATGTACAAGCAACCAAATCAGTCAACTTTCAGCTGATTTTTCTTATGCACACTTCTGAACATGCAGTAATACTATTAGCGTAAACTCACCAGGAATAAGCCGAGACCAAGAAATGGACATCCTGTACGCGTCAACGCCCATGTCTTGCAAAAGCTTTACATCTTCCTGTTATCAAAGACATATTTGTTATTGCAAAAGCTTTACATCTTCAGAAATTGACATGCTcgtaatctgaaaaaaaaaaccttaaccAGAACTGTCCCAAGAACTTGCCTTGTACTTATGATACTGATCTGCAGTTACATCACCGGTTGCTCCATCAACAGAATAGCCTGTGGAAAATAGAATTAGAAAGTTCTCGTTAATTTTAAGAATTTGAAATTTATCGTAGACACAGACTCAATTTTCACAAGTAAATCTTAGACCAAACTAACCTGAGTGCGAAAACGTGTCCCAGATACTAGGCTTTCTTCCATCCTCTGCAAATGCACCTTCAACCTAAGCAATTTTGTGAATGTTCAGGTCAGTACAATATGCTATACAACACTCCAAATCTTGATCAACATGTCGAGTAGCATAAGTTTTTATGATGCACCATTTTGAACGTTCACAACCTTATCAATGAGGGTACTATGATGCTAATTATTTTCTACCTGTAACCAATATACTGAAATTGCTGCATGACTACTAATGCAGTGCGATTACTAATTTTCCCTCAGAGAATCAAATCAAAGTACACATCTGACTTATTTGGCAAAATGCATTTTCCCCAATTCCTTACCACCAACTCAGCTGAAAGCAACGATAGTAACATCTACTGATCTCACCTCACCACAACTTTTCCCTGTTCTAACAACATAGGTTTCAGGCCATGCATTTCTCTGAATCTGCCAAATGTCAGGCCTCCACTGCGACTTGTACTTAGCAAGATACACTTATGCACTCTCTCTAAAGGCAAGATGCCAAACGGAAGATGCAGAAAAGACCATTCAAGTGACACCGGAAAGAAAACGACATGTATGGTTTTTTGTTCCTAGTGGAAGACGATGGAAACAAACACATCTTCGTCAGAAACAAAGCAAGATTGTGCACTAGAGGCCACCAATCGCCGAGAGTCGTATTCGGTGAGCGTTGTTTGATTGTTTCTGCTTGCAGGTTAGCGGTGACCAAAGGACCAAGGAATCATCACAATTCGCAACATGAAATCAGTAAAAATGGAAAATAGGGCACCGATTCCAGAAGAGCTAGCAATTCTTTTTTCGAGAAAAACAATAAGAACAAGGTGTCGGCTAGCAGATTAAACTAAGCCAGATGCATGGACTAGTACTTGGGGAAATTGACTTATGCAGCGCCGGCTTTTCTTATGTTTCTCGGAGCCAAGTTGGTGTAGAAGACAATATCTTACAGCTTTCAATAATTCTCCTACCAATTTGCAGTGCCTAATAAGTACATATTTCCTATCGAACAATACTTGAATATAAATTGTACCAGGTATAATTAATCGGCTCGTCAGGCACACTGACTCTTGTGGAGTTATGCCCTTGCTTTGTGCAAAAGGTTATTATGATGGCTGAATTTGGACTAGCCATGACATAAGCAAGCAAAACCGGGACTTTTAGGAGTTTTAGTATCAGTGTATCACCAGTTCACAATTTGTACTCTCTTAAGTACAAAACAAAGCTAAAGAACAGCTGAACAGTTAACCACAGACGGAACAAGTACTGAAATGTTGCGTCGATGCAATGAATTTCTTGCATACCGACATATATTGCATATTACCAGAGTACTAACGTGAAACAACAAGTCATAAAGAGAGTGACACTGGTTAGCACAAAGGTTAAACGAAGAAAGAAGCAAAGCCTACTTCTGTGATTAAAGTTCAGTAGGAAAGCGAGAGGTTAACAAAAAAGTCACTCTGAATTTCATCCGTCTGTTTTTATCCAAGAATTGAACAAAGGGCACAACGAATGTGCTCGTTGAATCGACGaattttatattgttattttgtaTGGTTCGTGTTAGTCAGGGGGAACACATGGACAGGAATAGCGAACGAGATAGTGTGGCGGTTGGACATACCGACGAACAGGTTGCAGTCTTGGACAGGCGTTGACAGTAAAATTTTGTACTCTCTGATATTCTAACGAGCAAATCGATGATGCGAGAAATATAATTAATGTTTCGAATTAATTTGTGCAACAGATTCAACTCCATCCGATTTGTATCTAGTTACAGTTttgttttttccttcttttttgcATGATTTGTAGAGCAAGAGATAGATGTGTGTGCACTGTGCATGCATCGGCAGTGATCAGGTTTGCTTGGTGGTTGAGTTCGCgctaaaaaagggaaaaaaaacgtGTCTACCTGATAAGCGGAGGAGCCGGCGCCGAAGATGAACTCCGGCGGGAAGTCGGCCCTGGtgatccccgccgccgtcgacgacgacgccgccgcggcggcggcggcgagcagaacAACGCAGCAGATGAACACcaccctcgccggcgtcatgaccgcgcgcgcgcggcggcgttcgatcgatcgat is from Oryza sativa Japonica Group chromosome 9, ASM3414082v1 and encodes:
- the LOC4347545 gene encoding beta-glucosidase 31 precursor — translated: MTPARVVFICCVVLLAAAAAAASSSTAAGITRADFPPEFIFGAGSSAYQVEGAFAEDGRKPSIWDTFSHSGYSVDGATGDVTADQYHKYKEDVKLLQDMGVDAYRMSISWSRLIPDGRGAVNPKGLEYYNNLIDELLSHGIQPHVTIYHFDFPQALQDEYNGILSPRFVEDFTAYADVCFKNFGDRVKHWSTVNEPNIEPIGGYDQGILPPRRCSFPFGVLSCDNGNSTTEPYIVAHHLLLAHSSAVSLYREKYQATQGGQIGLTLLGWWYEPGTQDPEDVAAAARMNDFHIGWYMHPLVYGDYPPVMRKNVGSRLPSFTAEESKRVLESYDFVGFNHYVAIFVRADLSKLDQSLRDYMGDAAVKYDLPFLKSNNEFPLGLTSDFMTSTPWALKKMLNHLQEKYKNPIVMIHENGAAGQPDPSGGNTYDDDFRSQYLQDYIEATLQSIRNGSNVQGYFVWSFLDVFEYLFGYRLRFGLYGVDFASPERTRYQRHSARWYAGFLRGGELRPAAAALAGGGAYSQ
- the LOC4347545 gene encoding beta-glucosidase 31 isoform X1 encodes the protein MTPARVVFICCVVLLAAAAAAASSSTAAGITRADFPPEFIFGAGSSAYQVEGAFAEDGRKPSIWDTFSHSGYSVDGATGDVTADQYHKYKANVKLLQDMGVDAYRMSISWSRLIPDGRGAVNPKGLEYYNNLIDELLSHGIQPHVTIYHFDFPQALQDEYNGILSPRFVEDFTAYADVCFKNFGDRVKHWSTVNEPNIEPIGGYDQGILPPRRCSFPFGVLSCDNGNSTTEPYIVAHHLLLAHSSAVSLYREKYQATQGGQIGLTLLGWWYEPGTQDPEDVAAAARMNDFHIGWYMHPLVYGDYPPVMRKNVGSRLPSFTAEESKRVLESYDFVGFNHYVAIFVRADLSKLDQSLRDYMGDAAVKYDLPFLKSNNEFPLGLTSDFMTSTPWALKKMLNHLQEKYKNPIVMIHENGAAGQPDPSGGNTYDDDFRSQYLQDYIEATLQSIRNGSNVQGYFVWSFLDVFEYLFGYRLRFGLYGVDFASPERTRYQRHSARWYAGFLRGGELRPAAAALAGGGAYSQ